From the Deinococcus apachensis DSM 19763 genome, the window CAGCGTCCAGGTCACCCGCTCGGGCAGCACCCTGACCTACCCGGTGTTCGTCAAGGACCTCCCCGCGGGCCAGGTCAGCCTGCCCAGCGTGGGCTACCCCAGTGAGAGCGGCACCCAGAACTACAGCGTGATCGTGGGCGAGCAGGGCGGGGTGGCCCCGGTGGTGCCCGCCGTTCCGGCGGGCCAGACCGTGCCGGTGCCCAACCAGAGTTGCCCGGCCTGGGTGCATGATCAGTACAAGGCCCAGGGCCCCGACGGCCAGTGGTACCCCACCTGGCACCCCCAGATCGACCCGGTGTACTGGTGCTACTTCCGCCACGAACACGGCTCTGATCCCAAACTTGCGGGGGTAGACGCGGGTGGCAAGCCACTGTACACGCCGCTGTACGGCTACACCGCCGCGCAGGACGGCCATAGCGAGCCGCACGAGGGCTTCAAGAGCCAGGTGTTCCGGAACACCGACGGAACCTGGTGGAACGTGACGGTGCATATGGGCTCCAGCGGCCTGGGGCGGGTCTGCACCCGCTACCACACCTTCGACCTGGGGGTGACCGACGGCCAGACCCTGAAGGCGGACGTGCACCTGATGGGGGACTTTGGGCGGGCGAGGTATTCCCCGGCGACCAATATGGTCGCGAACGTGACCGGGTGCAAGGACGCGGCGGGCAATCTGGTGGATCAGAACAGCATCCGCGACATGGGCTCCCGCACGCTGGGGTCACCCAACACCAACGGGTATGAGCCGTGGGTGGTGGACAACGAGTACAACGTGACGGGGTTCTTCCCGAACTTTTTCAGCGTGAAGCAGAGCTTTCCGATGACCCGCTGCGCGGTGGTGCCCAGTTGCACCTCGTTGCAGGACCTGATGGCGCTGGACCCGGTGCACTCGGGGAGTGAGCGCTTCCTGGAATATGGCCCGACGCGGGTGGTGGCGGGGGACCACGGCCAGAATGTGGGGGTGTACTACACCGATCCGATGGGCGCGAAGTTCGTGGGTTCCAGCGTGACGGGCGCGACGCGGCAGTTCATCGCCAGCGGCTTCCGCTCGACCCTGACGTCACCGCCGGACCCGACCGGGTATTGCACGGCGCGCGACGCCTGGGGGGTGGAGTTCAAGTGCCAACTCCGTTTCCTCACCGGCGACAAAAACCTCGAACACTCCCTCAAAGCTCCTAACTGAATGGCGGGTCGTCCCAACCGAGTGGGACCTAGAAATATTAAACGTGCTTGACATGTTGCTGTGGAGACTGGCGCTGGGTGCGCTACTGGTCCTGTGGTGGAGCGTGCTGTTCTGGCAACGGGGCCACCTGACCCGCTGATTGCCACCCTCTGATCCTCTCCTCTCGCCAGCGAGTCCTCTCGCTGGCGAGTTCTCATTCAGTCATCCCCTTCCGTTCTCCTGTCGTTACCCGCTTTGGGATCGAGAGCGGCAATCAGCGTGGTTCCGTGGCAAACATACTCGTGCCCCTTCCGTTCCTCCTGTCCGGGGAGAATAGGGCAGGTCGTGACGTTGCCCCCGTTTTGAGACTCTGCGCCAGGTTTGACGAGGGGGGGCAAGCTAAGGGATGGACTGCGACCTGCTCCCCCTCCTACGTACCGTTCTCCCCCAGGTGTCGTGGTTCGCCAGATCCTCGCCGAGCCGAATCAGCTGATCACCCTCGAACTTGACGCTGTCGCACCACAGGCCTGTTGCCCTTTGTGGCAGCAGGCGTCCAGCCGGGTTCACAGCCGTTACGCGCATACCCTCCATGACCTCCCCTGGTCAGGTGTTCCGGTCAGGCTTCTCGTTCACGTCCGCCGCTTCCGTTGCTGGCCACCCGGCTGCCCCCGAGTCATCTTCGCCGAGCGGTTCTGCACTCTGACCCCTCCTGATCAGCAACACACGTCGCGCAGCACAGCCGTGCTGCGCACGCTGGTGACCGCCCTGGGTAGTCGGGGCGGTGCCCGTCTGGCACCCGACCTGCAGGTCCACCCCAGCGCCTCCAGCCTGCAGCGCCTCCTGGGCCGCGTCACGGTCCCCTCGTCGGGGACTCGATCATCGGTGTGGATGACTTTGTCCTCAACCGCGAGCAGACCTAAGGCACTGTGATCGTCGACCTCGAAACCCATCGTCTCATCGAGCTGCTGGGGGATCGGACAGCCAGCACGCTGGCCGCCTGGTTGCAGAGTCATCCTGAAGTGCAGCTCATGGCCCGCGACCGGTCACCCGAGTACGCCCGCGGCATCCAGGGCGAAGGGAAGACTTAGTTCTCAGTGCTGCAGCGGCAAAGTGAACATGGTACATACGTCCTGAATAACGGGCCATCACTTGTGCCGTGGCAAATAGCAATCCCAGGCAAGGTGAAACGCAATCCCAGATCAGATGGAAATTCCCAGCCGTGCAGTTGCCCTGGTCGAACGGGCCGGTGGAGGGGATGGTGAACAAGATCAAGCAGGTGAAGCGGTAGGTGTTTGGACGCGCTTCGTTCGGGACGCTACGACACCAGGTTCTGCTGGCCTTCGACCCCCGTCATCAAACCTGGCGCAGAGCCTAAAAAGAGGGGCAATGGCAACCGCCGCGGTGATAAGGTCATCCGCAGCCACGCTTGGGGCGAACTGGCTGGCCGCCCGCTGCCTGATTCGTGGCAACCGCAGGACGCCCACCTGTACCGGTGTAACTTCGCGTTTTCTGACTCGCCGGGGGCCTCATACGCCTGCGGGGACCACAACGTCGCGTAGCAAGCTGAGGTACTCGTTGGCCAGGGTTCGCCACTCGTAACGCCGCGCCACAGTGGGATCAAGTGTTTCATCCTGGGTGTTCACAAACTCCCGGACCCCGGCAGCGATGCCTTCTGGCGTGGGCTCGGTCCAGATCAGGCCGGGAATGCCCATGCGGCGCGTTTCCTCGAGTTGAGTAGAGATCGTGCGTTTACCAGCCGCTGTGTATTCCAGGAGCTTGATGGGGCAAGCCCCACCCGTGAAGTCCGTGACGTCGAAGGGCAGCAGGCCGACGTCAATCCCGGCGAAAAAATCGCGGACATTCCTGACCCATCCCAGAAAGGTGACCCGGTCCTCGAATCCCCCGGCCACCGCAAGGGCCCTCGCCCGCGCCAGTTCGGGCCCGTCTCCCGCCACCAGCAGGCGGGTGCCTGGCGGCCACAGCGCGAGGCTACGCACGCTACGAGTCAGGCCCGAGAACTCCCCGAAAAAGCCGATGTAGCCCACCAGCGTGTCGGACTCTTCTGCCCCGACACTGCGGCGAAATGCGGCGCGGTCCCCACCAGCCACACGTTCAGTGTGAACACCGTTGGGGAGGTAGGTGGCATCATGGCCCCAGCGCGCGAGCTTCTCCACCAACACCTGTGAGGCACACACCCGGAGGCGGGCGTCCCTCGCCAACTGCTGCTCCAGACGATCGATTTCCTTTGCCAACCGCGGGTGCCCACGGTGATCCTGCCAGTAGGAGGGATTGTCATCGAAAAAGTCGGCGACGACGGGAACTTTGAGGGCCGGAAGCTGCATGGGACGCGCCGCGACCACTACGTCAATGTCTGCCCGCGTCACCAATTCTGTAACGTGGGACGCCAGGGTGTTTAAGTTGTGCGCGCGGAGTATGGGGGAAAAGAGGGCGAGGGGAACATTTGGGATGTGAGATAACGTAAGCCGCCCCTGTGTTTCGGTGAGTGTTTTGCCAGTGCGCTGCAGCAACCGCGGATCAAGCAGCTGGCGGGGGTGCTCCAGCTGGGTCCAGGTCACGACATTCACCTCTATATCCGGATGATGCAGGAGGGC encodes:
- a CDS encoding glycosyltransferase; this encodes MTWTQLEHPRQLLDPRLLQRTGKTLTETQGRLTLSHIPNVPLALFSPILRAHNLNTLASHVTELVTRADIDVVVAARPMQLPALKVPVVADFFDDNPSYWQDHRGHPRLAKEIDRLEQQLARDARLRVCASQVLVEKLARWGHDATYLPNGVHTERVAGGDRAAFRRSVGAEESDTLVGYIGFFGEFSGLTRSVRSLALWPPGTRLLVAGDGPELARARALAVAGGFEDRVTFLGWVRNVRDFFAGIDVGLLPFDVTDFTGGACPIKLLEYTAAGKRTISTQLEETRRMGIPGLIWTEPTPEGIAAGVREFVNTQDETLDPTVARRYEWRTLANEYLSLLRDVVVPAGV
- a CDS encoding transposase family protein, whose amino-acid sequence is MVRQILAEPNQLITLELDAVAPQACCPLWQQASSRVHSRYAHTLHDLPWSGVPVRLLVHVRRFRCWPPGCPRVIFAERFCTLTPPDQQHTSRSTAVLRTLVTALGSRGGARLAPDLQVHPSASSLQRLLGRVTVPSSGTRSSVWMTLSSTASRPKAL